The sequence GAGGTTTTAGAAGCTTTTGCAGATGTAGCAAAGAAAATTTCCAGATTTGAACCGGTTATGATGATAGCAAAGCCGGATCTCAGCGAGCAGGCAGTACGCTTCTGCGGCTCTGGGATAAAGATACTTGAAATGTCTCATGACGATTCGTGGATGCGCGATAATGGGCCAACATTTGTAATAAATGATGAGGGTGAACTGGCAGGAGTGAACTGGAAATTCAATGCATGGGGAGGAAAATACCCGTGTGAAAACGATAATCTTGTTGCTTCTAAGCTTTTACACACGATAGAAGTACCGTGTTTTGACGCACCTATAGTTATGGAAGGCGGTTCAATCCATGTAGATGGAGAAGGGACCCTGATCACAACCGAGGAGTGCCTTTTAAACAAGAATAGAAATCCTCATATGACCAGGGAGCAAATAGAGGATATTATAAAGAAATACGTAGGCATACAGAAGATCATATGGTTGAAAAAAGGACTTTATGGAGATGACACGGATGGACATGTGGATAATGTAGCATGTTTTGCGCGACCGGGTACGGTATTGATTCAGACGACTAAAAACCCTGAAAATCCGAATTGCCAAAGATCGGTTGATAATCTCGAAATACTAAGAAA comes from Clostridia bacterium and encodes:
- the aguA gene encoding agmatine deiminase, which gives rise to MYPAQLGFKMPPEWTKHAGTFMEWPIKEALWPEPYEEVLEAFADVAKKISRFEPVMMIAKPDLSEQAVRFCGSGIKILEMSHDDSWMRDNGPTFVINDEGELAGVNWKFNAWGGKYPCENDNLVASKLLHTIEVPCFDAPIVMEGGSIHVDGEGTLITTEECLLNKNRNPHMTREQIEDIIKKYVGIQKIIWLKKGLYGDDTDGHVDNVACFARPGTVLIQTTKNPENPNCQRSVDNLEILRNTTDAKGRKFEIIEIEQPDEGYYNGAYLTLSYLNFYFVNGGVILPVFGGKYSRTDKKAEEVLKNTFPEREIVTVNGLPIIRGGGNVHCITQQMPVGIPAKIRQE